One Paenibacillus crassostreae DNA segment encodes these proteins:
- a CDS encoding YigZ family protein translates to MIESYKTVRRSGSNEIVIKKSRFIGHVMPVSTESEAVAFIEDIKKQHWNATHNCSAYMIGERNEIQKQSDDGEPSGTAGKPMLEVIRNQGLSNVAIVVTRYFGGIMLGAGGLIRAYTDGAVAALGSGDVITRVLHREIFVEVDYTWLGKLENELRNREVRIGETFFSEKVKMTCLPRNHEVEMFKTWMIDVTQGQSLISEGEQVYFIEGE, encoded by the coding sequence CGGTTAGAAGATCAGGATCGAATGAGATTGTCATTAAGAAGTCAAGGTTCATTGGACATGTCATGCCGGTGAGCACTGAATCTGAAGCTGTTGCATTTATTGAAGATATTAAGAAGCAACATTGGAATGCAACACATAATTGTTCAGCATACATGATTGGTGAGAGAAATGAGATTCAGAAGCAATCGGATGACGGTGAACCTAGTGGTACAGCAGGTAAGCCAATGCTTGAGGTCATTCGTAATCAGGGCTTAAGTAATGTTGCGATTGTGGTTACTCGTTATTTCGGTGGAATCATGTTAGGTGCTGGAGGATTGATTCGGGCATACACAGATGGTGCTGTCGCAGCGTTAGGATCAGGAGATGTTATCACTCGTGTTCTTCATCGAGAGATTTTTGTAGAAGTAGATTACACTTGGTTAGGTAAGTTGGAGAATGAATTACGTAACAGAGAGGTTCGGATAGGTGAAACGTTCTTTAGCGAAAAAGTAAAGATGACATGTCTTCCGAGAAATCATGAGGTAGAGATGTTTAAGACATGGATGATTGACGTCACACAAGGTCAATCTCTGATTTCGGAGGGAGAACAGGTTTATTTTATTGAAGGGGAATAA